From a region of the Deltaproteobacteria bacterium genome:
- a CDS encoding xanthine dehydrogenase family protein molybdopterin-binding subunit has translation MRRATDPIANLSRRGFLQASGAFAGALLIGGPPWTRGAIAAEVADPASVGPWLRVAADGGVCVWVERAEMGQGVHSTLAALVAEELEVAWEQVTVEARCFDGALRSVLTGASASIRESWLPLRTAGAAARAMLVTSAARAWSLPVEECVARDGRVHHPPTGRGLGYGELAAQAAALPVPSQVELKSPEKFRLLGTDLPRLDLPDKVLGRAIFGIDVAVDGMLHAAPALSPVPGSALVSADREAALATRGVRALVEIPNGLAVVADHYWQARKALDALAPVFSGGEAVIDTPAYSRLLGEALDTPGLVAGAIGDPEAVFAAATRIVEARYEVPYLAHATMEPMSCTASARAGTCEVWTPTQAPLQIRRDVARALDIDPENVTVHPTLMGGGFGRRAETDFAVQAALASRNVARPVKLIWSREDDIRHDFYRPACAAQLRAALDGSGAPQAFALHVAGPSSDRELPSWLRGAITSAQKRIGSPLAPEGYLPDVVWWRLPSVARSGIDWIVAGSSPPLNYRVAHQRLECSLVENPLPIGWWRAVPASQNAFFIESFVDELAHAASRDPFEFRRALLPGRDRAVLEAAAEMSGWGRPRSDGRSLGIAQFAMVGTTVCEVAEVSVDGAGLPTVHRVYCAIDCGRALSPGTIRAQVEGSIVFGLAAALRGRISLAGGRVEQSNFHDYPIPRMGEIPEIEVRIIASDADPTGVGEPATPPIAPAIANAIFAATGRRIRALPLIGAG, from the coding sequence ATGAGACGCGCGACTGACCCGATCGCGAACCTGAGCCGGCGCGGCTTCCTGCAGGCGAGCGGCGCATTCGCGGGCGCGCTGCTGATCGGCGGCCCGCCGTGGACCCGGGGCGCGATCGCGGCGGAAGTGGCGGATCCGGCGAGCGTCGGCCCATGGCTTCGCGTCGCTGCAGACGGAGGTGTCTGCGTCTGGGTGGAGCGGGCCGAGATGGGGCAGGGCGTGCACAGCACGCTCGCCGCACTCGTCGCCGAGGAGCTCGAGGTCGCCTGGGAGCAGGTGACCGTCGAGGCGCGCTGCTTCGACGGCGCGCTGCGAAGCGTCCTCACCGGCGCGAGCGCCAGCATTCGCGAGTCGTGGCTGCCGCTGCGCACGGCTGGCGCCGCCGCGCGGGCCATGCTCGTCACCTCCGCGGCGCGAGCCTGGTCGCTTCCGGTCGAGGAGTGCGTGGCCCGCGACGGACGGGTCCACCACCCGCCCACGGGGCGCGGGCTCGGCTACGGAGAGCTCGCCGCGCAGGCGGCGGCGCTGCCGGTGCCGAGCCAGGTCGAGCTGAAGTCGCCCGAGAAGTTCCGGCTCCTGGGCACCGACCTGCCGCGGCTCGACCTGCCCGACAAGGTCCTCGGCCGCGCGATCTTCGGCATCGATGTCGCGGTCGACGGAATGCTTCACGCCGCGCCCGCGCTCTCGCCGGTGCCGGGCAGCGCGCTCGTGAGCGCGGATCGCGAAGCGGCGCTGGCGACCCGCGGGGTGCGCGCGCTCGTCGAGATCCCGAACGGCCTCGCCGTCGTCGCCGACCACTACTGGCAGGCGCGAAAGGCGCTCGATGCGCTCGCGCCGGTCTTCTCGGGCGGTGAAGCCGTGATCGACACGCCCGCGTACTCGCGGCTCCTCGGCGAGGCGCTCGACACGCCCGGGCTCGTCGCCGGAGCGATCGGCGACCCCGAGGCGGTCTTCGCCGCAGCCACCCGGATCGTCGAGGCGCGCTACGAGGTTCCGTATCTGGCGCACGCGACGATGGAGCCGATGAGCTGCACCGCGAGCGCGCGCGCCGGGACCTGCGAGGTCTGGACGCCGACGCAGGCGCCCCTGCAGATCCGCCGGGACGTCGCTCGCGCGCTGGACATCGATCCCGAGAACGTCACGGTCCACCCGACGCTGATGGGCGGCGGGTTCGGTCGCCGCGCGGAGACGGACTTCGCGGTCCAGGCGGCGCTCGCATCGCGAAACGTCGCGCGGCCGGTGAAGCTGATCTGGTCGCGCGAGGACGACATCCGCCACGACTTCTACCGCCCGGCCTGCGCCGCGCAGCTTCGCGCCGCGCTCGATGGCTCTGGAGCGCCGCAGGCGTTCGCTCTGCACGTCGCCGGGCCGTCCTCCGACCGCGAGCTGCCGAGCTGGCTGCGCGGCGCGATCACGAGCGCCCAGAAGCGGATCGGCTCGCCCCTGGCGCCGGAGGGCTACCTGCCCGACGTCGTCTGGTGGCGGCTTCCGAGCGTGGCGAGATCGGGCATCGACTGGATCGTCGCGGGAAGCTCTCCGCCGCTGAACTACCGCGTTGCGCACCAGCGGCTCGAGTGCTCGCTGGTCGAGAACCCGCTTCCGATCGGCTGGTGGCGCGCGGTGCCCGCCTCGCAGAACGCGTTCTTCATCGAGAGCTTCGTCGACGAGTTGGCGCATGCGGCCTCGCGCGATCCTTTCGAGTTCCGCCGAGCCCTGCTCCCGGGCCGCGATCGCGCGGTGCTCGAGGCTGCCGCGGAGATGTCCGGATGGGGCCGGCCGCGGTCGGACGGCCGCAGTCTCGGGATCGCCCAGTTCGCGATGGTGGGCACCACGGTCTGCGAGGTGGCCGAGGTGAGCGTCGACGGCGCCGGATTGCCCACGGTCCACCGGGTCTACTGCGCGATCGACTGCGGCCGCGCGCTGAGCCCCGGCACGATCCGCGCGCAGGTCGAAGGCAGCATCGTCTTCGGGCTCGCCGCCGCGCTTCGCGGCCGCATCTCGCTTGCGGGCGGCCGGGTCGAGCAGAGCAACTTCCACGACTACCCGATCCCGCGCATGGGCGAGATCCCCGAGATCGAGGTCCGGATCATCGCCAGCGACGCGGACCCGACCGGCGTGGGCGAGCCGGCCACACCCCCGATCGCGCCCGCGATCGCCAACGCGATCTTCGCGGCAACCGGGCGCCGGATCCGCGCGCTGCCGCTGATCGGAGCGGGCTAG
- a CDS encoding (2Fe-2S)-binding protein, which translates to MAVLRINGESHDVDLPGDTPLLWVIRDHLGLTGTKFGCGIGLCGSCTVQLDGEAVRSCLVPLSAVAAREIVTIEGLAESGDSRLFDAWLAEQVPQCGYCQPGMIMAVDSFLRATPAPSDAQIDASITNLCRCGTYPRIRRAIHRAARSREAARDEPGDETRD; encoded by the coding sequence ATGGCGGTGCTCCGGATCAACGGCGAAAGCCATGACGTCGACCTGCCCGGTGACACGCCGCTGCTCTGGGTGATTCGCGATCATCTGGGGCTCACTGGAACGAAGTTCGGCTGCGGGATCGGCCTCTGCGGAAGCTGCACGGTCCAGCTCGACGGCGAGGCGGTGCGCTCCTGTCTGGTTCCGCTCTCGGCGGTCGCGGCGCGCGAGATCGTCACCATCGAGGGCCTGGCCGAGAGCGGGGATTCGCGGCTCTTCGACGCCTGGCTCGCCGAGCAGGTTCCGCAGTGCGGCTACTGCCAGCCCGGAATGATCATGGCGGTGGATTCGTTCCTGCGCGCGACTCCCGCGCCCAGCGACGCCCAGATCGACGCATCCATCACCAATCTGTGTCGCTGCGGGACCTACCCGCGAATCCGCCGCGCGATCCACCGCGCGGCGCGGTCGCGCGAAGCGGCGCGCGACGAGCCGGGCGATGAGACGCGCGACTGA